The Nicotiana tabacum cultivar K326 chromosome 14, ASM71507v2, whole genome shotgun sequence genome contains a region encoding:
- the LOC107797990 gene encoding uncharacterized protein LOC107797990, whose translation MLSTFPAIILSSDGTFPSQFSSFYDGFFPLNCLESTFIFSEQMVELTFQTPTLESVIFHSGSGSDNSKPDSPNSSFGSDESNMNNHSPWECLESAFTLPEQGVDSVFTPKQSPTPEPVISNCGSGPDKYITDSPNSSSGSDELNMNNDSPNSGSDILFINERKRKRMISNRESARRSRIRKEKHLENLRNQANRHKAENRDLTNRVHLVTSHCQLVQRNNEMLRTELVLLQQRLESIREILLAQQLQQQLYNSSAWPCNNYVEQTPQIITNQPIIYHH comes from the coding sequence ATGTTGTCCACTTTCCCGGCCATTATTCTGTCCTCCGATGGAACTTTTCCTAGccaattttcttctttttatgatGGTTTCTTTCCATTGAATTGTCTCGAATCGACTTTTATATTTTCCGAACAAATGGTAGAATTGACTTTTCAAACCCCAACCCTTGAATCGGTTATTTTTCACTCTGGTTCAGGTTCGGATAATTCTAAGCCTGATTCTCCTAATTCTAGTTTCGGTTCAGATGAATCGAACATGAATAATCATAGCCCATGGGAATGCCTTGAATCGGCTTTTACATTACCAGAACAAGGGGTAGATTCGGTTTTTACACCGAAGCAATCCCCAACCCCTGAACCGGTCATTTCAAACTGTGGTTCAGGTCCTGATAAATATATAACCGATTCTCCTAATTCTAGCTCCGGTTCAGATGAACTAAACATGAACAATGATAGCCCAAACTCCGGTTCGGATATTTTGTTCATAAACGAAAGGAAGCGGAAGCGTATGATTTCGAACCGTGAGTCAGCAAGGAGGTCCCGCATACGAAAAGAAAAACATCTCGAGAATTTGAGGAACCAAGCGAACCGGCATAAAGCTGAAAACCGAGATTTAACGAACCGGGTTCACTTGGTAACCAGTCATTGCCAACTTGTCCAAAGAAACAACGAGATGCTACGAACCGAATTGGTTTTACTCCAACAAAGACTCGAGAGTATACGTGAAATCTTACTCGCACAGCAACTTCAGCAGCAATTGTACAATTCCTCTGCATGGCCATGCAATAATTACGTGGAACAAACACCACAAATCATCACTAATCAACCTATAATATATCATCATTAA